CTTCTTCTTTTAATCTACCTTCCCAATAAGACATTGTTTTCTTTTCATCTCTATCAGCAATATCTAATGGATTTTCAGTAGTTGGTTCAAGTTTTAATTTTTCAGATGCTAATTTAACAACTTCTTCATCTGGTGCAACAGGTGTTTTACCAAAATATCCAAGAACCATTTTCCCATATCCTGGTGCAATTTGTTTCCATGGTCCAAACATTACATTTGCATATGCTTGTTGCCAATAAAACTGAGAAACAGGAGTTACAGATGTACCATATCCACCTTTTTCAACAACTTCTCTCATTGCTTTAATAACTTCTGGGAATCTATCTAAAGTTCCATTATCTCTCATCATTTGTGTGTTTGCAGTTAATGCTCCACCTGGCATTGGTGAGAAAGGGATTAAAGGTGATACTTGAGTTGCCTCTGGTGGCATAAAGTAATCTTTTAATTGGTCATTTAAAACTTCTTGATATTTTAAAATTTTATCAATTTCTAAGCCACCTAAATCATAATTCATACCTTTTACAGCATGCATCATAGTTAGAATATCTGGTTGTGATGTTCCTCCAGAAACTGGACTTGCAGCTAAGTCAATTCCATCTGCACCAGCATCTAAAGCAGCAAGATAACAAGCAACAGAAACTCCCGCAGTTTCATGTGTATGTAATCTAATATGTGTATCTTCTCCTACTAAACTTCTTGCCATTTTAATTGTATCAAATACTTTTTGTGGTGATGAAGTTCCCGAAGCATCTTTAAAACAAATAGAATCAAATGGAACCCCACTATCTAAAATGTTTCTTAGTGTTTTTTCATAGAAAGGAACATCATGTGCACCTTCACAACCTGGAGGTAAATCCATTAATGTTACAACAACCTCATGATTTAACCCATATTTTTTAATACATTCAGCTGAATATTCAAGATTTTGAACATCATTTAATGCATCAAAGTTTCTAATTGTAGTTACACCATGTTTTGCAAACATTTTTGCATGCATCTCAACTAATTCTCTTGAACCAGTATCAAGCATAACAGTATTAATACCTCTTGCTAGTGTTTGTAAATTAGCATCAGGACCTACAATTTCTCTAAATCTGTCCATCATCTCAAAAGCATTTTCTTGTAGGTAGAAAAATAAAGATTGAAATCTTGCTCCTCCACCAAACTCAAAGTGTGTAATCCCCGCATCTTTCGCAGCTTCTACAGCAGGAAAGAAGTCGTCCATTAAAACTCTACCTCCAAAGACAGATTGAAATCCATCCCTAAAAGTAGTATCCATGACATCGATATATTTTTTAGCCATATAAGTTAACCTTTTAGATTTTTGTGATGTTGTACAGCAGCTACTATAGCAGCTATTTTTGCAGTGTTATTTGAAGTATTTGCAGTTTGTGGTTTTTTAGGTACTGCTTTTTTTTCAGGAAAATATTTAGCAATAATTTTTGCCTGAAATTTTAATGCATATACCATAACAATTAAGAATGTGAATACAATTCCCATACCTAAAACCATAAACTTCAATGCCTCAGCAATTAAGTTAGTTTCCATATTACTCCCCGTGGTTACCATCGTAATTTAGTATTACCATTTTATATTAAATATGCTTTAGTAAAATTTATTTTCTGCCCTAAATTAGAGAAATTTTGGAATTTTAATCAATGGAAAAAATTATAAAATTTTGTTACCACATTTAAGTAAAAAATTATCAAAAGTATGAAGTATTTTTATAACATTGCTTGTTGCTTTTTCAATTTTTTGTGACATTTTATATCCTTAATTAATTTATATGTCAAATTTTATACTTTTTTTTCAATTTACTTGAAAAATATTGCATTTTGTAATATAATACAAAAAAGGAGCAGAAATGTTACAAGTTTTTGAAATAATTGAAAAGTTAAAAGATATCTTAAGTAAAGATGGCAAATGTGGAAAAGTATTTGATAAAGACGTTGCAAGTGCACTTGATTTGAGTCAGGTTAATTTTGCGACAATGAAAAATCGTGGAAAAATCCCTTTTTCAAATATTTTGGATTTTTGTGCAAAAAAGAAAATTTCAATAAATTGGCTACTTTACAATCAAAATCCTGGCTCATTAGTTGATTCAACAGATAAATATTGGATTAGATACTATCCAGAAGTAAATGTTAGTGCTGGTGGTGGTGCCTATGAAAGTAATGATGAATATGAGAGTTTAGAAGTTCCTCCATATTTTATAGATATGTTAGGTGGCAAAGAAAATTTAAAAAATATTGATGCTATTAATGTAGTAGGGGACTCAATGGAACCAACATTAAATAGTGATAATATAATATTTATTGATAAAACACGAAATGATGTTTCAAGGGATGGAATTTATGCATTTACTACAAATCATGGACTTTTTGTAAAAAGAATTCAAAGAAGAGTAGATGGAAAATTAGATGTAATTTCAGATAACAAAGACTATCCAATACAAATATTGGATAAAAATGAAGTCTTTGTTGTGGGTAAAGTAGTTAGTAGCTTTGGTATGGTTTATTAAAGTAGTGATGGTTCGTTAGCTTCTTTTGAAACTTGTTCATAAAGTTCATCGTAGCTAACACCAATAAAATATACTGCGTTAAAAGTATTTTTCTTTAAAAATTCTTTTAAATCACACAATGAATTTATAAAAATATAATCAATATCTCTATTATCATCAATTTCATTTGTTGTTAAATAAATCACTTTTGCATAATTGTATTTTTTTTCTAGATATTTAACTTCTCTTAAAATTAGTTCATCATTATTTTGAGCAATTAAAAATTTATCACTTCTTCCATAATCAGTATGATTTATTAATTTGTCAACAAATATAGGTTTTAAATTATGAAATTTTCTTAATTTATTTAAATCTGCATCAAAACCTAAATAACTATAAACATCTAAAAACTCAGTAATATACAAACTTGAAATTTTAATTTTTGAAAAATATCTTTCTTGAAAAGAAAAACTAGTTTCAAAAATTGAATGTTCGATTAAGTTTTTAATTTCATAATCTTTTGTGTTAAAATTAAAATTTACAGGATATATATTATCAAGTATATTTTTATCTGAAGATATTATTGTATCATTCTCTTCAATTTCATCAATTAATTTAAAAAATTTTGACAATTCTTTAGGAACTATTTTAATATTTGTATGAACTGTAGTTTTTAATAGAATTTTAAATAAGTCATAACTAACGTTATTACAATAAAAAGCATTTAATCTTTTATTTGATAATAAGTATCTAACAAGTTTAACAATTGCATCATTCATCGATTCAACAAAAATCCATGCTATTTCATTATCGCTAATAGAAACCTCTTTATCAACTATAATTGCAAAGGCTCCATTTTCTATTGCTTTTGGAATATCCTCATCATCTTTTACAATAAATAAGTCACCTTCTTTTACTTTTTTAGGATTAGTTTTAATTGAATATATAAATGAGATTGATGGATGATTTAATAATCTTCCATCAACTATATCTAAAATTGAAGTAATTTGCACTAGCTTATTTTAGTTCCAGATTTTTTTGGTGTTTCAGGTCTAATCAGTGATAATCCATTTTCATCACGTGCAGCCATTAACATACCTTCACTTAGCATACCCATAAGTTTTGCAGGTTTTAGGTTTGCAACAACACATGCTTGAGTTCCAACTAAATCTTTTGCATCATAAAATTCTTTTATACCAGCTAGGATTTGTCTATTTTTTCCTTCACCTAAATCAACTTGTAATTTTAAAAGCTTTTTAGATTTAGGAACTTCTTCCGCCTCAATAATTGTACCTACTTTAAGAGTTGTTTCAAAGAATTGATCAATTGTAATAAGATTATCAGATTCTTCATCATTCTCTTTCTTTTGATCTATCTTAGCTTTTGCTTTCTCTTCTGGTTCTGCTTTAGAAACATCTGCCGTAGAAGCTTGCTCTAATAAAACTTCTTCAATTCTTGGGAAAAGTTGTTCAACTTTTGTAATTGTTGTTTCATCTAAAAGTTCTTTATTTACAATCAATTTATTATAAGTATCCGTATTAATTTCAATTCCTAAAGAATCAGCTATTTTAGAAATTTTTTCTGGCATAACTGAATCTAAAAGTAGGGCAACTTTAGCCATAATATTTGTAATTAAAGCAACTAATGCCATAGCTTCTTCAGTTTTACCTTCTTTCATTTTAGCCCAAGGTTCATAATCACCAATTGCTTTATTTGCAATTGTTAATA
This genomic stretch from Arcobacter arenosus harbors:
- a CDS encoding biotin/lipoyl-containing protein, encoding MAKKYIDVMDTTFRDGFQSVFGGRVLMDDFFPAVEAAKDAGITHFEFGGGARFQSLFFYLQENAFEMMDRFREIVGPDANLQTLARGINTVMLDTGSRELVEMHAKMFAKHGVTTIRNFDALNDVQNLEYSAECIKKYGLNHEVVVTLMDLPPGCEGAHDVPFYEKTLRNILDSGVPFDSICFKDASGTSSPQKVFDTIKMARSLVGEDTHIRLHTHETAGVSVACYLAALDAGADGIDLAASPVSGGTSQPDILTMMHAVKGMNYDLGGLEIDKILKYQEVLNDQLKDYFMPPEATQVSPLIPFSPMPGGALTANTQMMRDNGTLDRFPEVIKAMREVVEKGGYGTSVTPVSQFYWQQAYANVMFGPWKQIAPGYGKMVLGYFGKTPVAPDEEVVKLASEKLKLEPTTENPLDIADRDEKKTMSYWEGRLKEEGIETSEENIFIAAACDEKGIAFLKGEGPLNIRKISKSDDILCENDKNCSLGENKGMSNATGNYTVVVDGQKFNVTVAEGNADIQVTPVTETAAPSSAPAGGAEVPATVAGAVWKIHVKVGDKVEKGQEIAILEAMKMEIPVEAPCAGTVSAILKNPSDAVEEGEAIATIS
- a CDS encoding OadG family protein; its protein translation is METNLIAEALKFMVLGMGIVFTFLIVMVYALKFQAKIIAKYFPEKKAVPKKPQTANTSNNTAKIAAIVAAVQHHKNLKG
- a CDS encoding S24 family peptidase, with the translated sequence MLQVFEIIEKLKDILSKDGKCGKVFDKDVASALDLSQVNFATMKNRGKIPFSNILDFCAKKKISINWLLYNQNPGSLVDSTDKYWIRYYPEVNVSAGGGAYESNDEYESLEVPPYFIDMLGGKENLKNIDAINVVGDSMEPTLNSDNIIFIDKTRNDVSRDGIYAFTTNHGLFVKRIQRRVDGKLDVISDNKDYPIQILDKNEVFVVGKVVSSFGMVY
- a CDS encoding peptidoglycan synthetase, with translation MQITSILDIVDGRLLNHPSISFIYSIKTNPKKVKEGDLFIVKDDEDIPKAIENGAFAIIVDKEVSISDNEIAWIFVESMNDAIVKLVRYLLSNKRLNAFYCNNVSYDLFKILLKTTVHTNIKIVPKELSKFFKLIDEIEENDTIISSDKNILDNIYPVNFNFNTKDYEIKNLIEHSIFETSFSFQERYFSKIKISSLYITEFLDVYSYLGFDADLNKLRKFHNLKPIFVDKLINHTDYGRSDKFLIAQNNDELILREVKYLEKKYNYAKVIYLTTNEIDDNRDIDYIFINSLCDLKEFLKKNTFNAVYFIGVSYDELYEQVSKEANEPSLL